The Mycolicibacterium boenickei genome has a segment encoding these proteins:
- a CDS encoding DUF6636 domain-containing protein, giving the protein MNRQVKEPTAFTSPSGNVGCYLDASVARCDIRDRSWAPPLRPAGCKYAYGQGMTLSPGRPAEFVCAGDTALGSGAELGYGDSITAGTLRCESADTGITCRDMKTRHGFAISRQAYHLF; this is encoded by the coding sequence GTGAATCGGCAGGTCAAGGAACCGACCGCGTTCACCTCGCCGTCGGGCAACGTGGGGTGTTACCTCGACGCCTCGGTGGCACGCTGCGATATCCGCGACCGTAGCTGGGCACCGCCGCTGCGCCCGGCCGGTTGCAAGTACGCCTACGGCCAGGGCATGACACTGAGCCCGGGCCGGCCCGCCGAGTTCGTCTGCGCGGGCGACACCGCCCTGGGCTCCGGCGCCGAACTGGGATACGGGGATTCGATCACGGCCGGGACCCTGCGGTGCGAGAGCGCCGACACCGGCATCACCTGCCGCGACATGAAAACCCGCCACGGGTTCGCCATCTCCCGGCAGGCCTATCACCTGTTCTGA
- a CDS encoding helix-turn-helix domain-containing protein, with protein sequence MTVWLTVQGAAEYLKVSEPIIRDAVKRGDLPAYSIGKGREYRLTAEDIDSWMLSKSWEPRSDYKNLD encoded by the coding sequence ATGACCGTGTGGTTGACCGTCCAGGGCGCAGCCGAATACCTGAAAGTGTCGGAGCCGATCATCCGAGATGCCGTGAAACGTGGCGACCTTCCCGCCTACTCGATCGGCAAAGGGCGCGAGTACCGGTTAACCGCCGAGGACATCGATTCGTGGATGCTAAGCAAGTCCTGGGAGCCACGGAGCGACTACAAGAACCTCGACTAA